Below is a window of Gammaproteobacteria bacterium DNA.
CGATGACACCGACAGTCACGTCGATACCCTCGCCCGGTTTTGCGACGCACACACCATCTGTTATGTCAGTTGTGATGATCCGCAGGATGAACATTATGCCGATCTCAAGAAAATGGAGCAGGAACTGCAAAGTTTCCGCACTAAAACGGGTGAACCCTATCGTCTGGTACCGTTGCCTTGGCCCAAAGCCAAATACAACGAGGATGGCGCACGTTTACCGGCGACCTATGCCAATTTTCTGATCATCAATGGCGCCGTACTGCTACCCACTTATGGCGATGAAAAAGACATGCTCGCCTTTGCGCAACTCGCGGAATGCTTTCCCAACCACGAAATCATTTCCATCGATTGCGCGCCGCTGATCATGCAATATGGCAGTCTGCATTGCGTTACCATGCAAATTCCTGCTGACGTCGTAAAATAAGGGGCCTCGGCAATGACGCAGAAGAAACTAAAAATCGGTTTGGTACAGCGTGCATGCACCAGCGATCTAAAAGCAAACTTACAAGGCAACCTTGACGGCATCCGCCAGGCGGCCAAGCAAGGCGCGCAACTGGTACTGCTTCAAGAATTACATAACAGCCTTTATTTTTGCCAAACTGAAGACACGGCGCAATTTGATCTTGCCGAAACCATTCCTGGCCCCAGCACCGAAGCCATTGGCAAAGTGGCGGCTGAATGTGGCGTAGTCGTCGTCAGTTCACTATTTGAAAAACGCGCTGCCGGCCTTTATCACAACACCTCCGTTGTCTTCGAACGCGACGGCAAAATCGCCGGTCGTTATCGCAAGATGCACATCCAGGACGATCCTGGTTTTTATGAAAAATTTTATTTCACGCCTGGTGATCTTGGATTTGAACCGATTACCACTTCCGTCGGCAAACTCGGCGTCTTGGTATGCTGGGATCAATGGTATCCCGAAGCAGCGCGGCTGATGACGCTGGCTGGCGCTGAATTACTACTCTACCCCACCGCCATCGGCTGGGATCCGCGTGACAACAAAGATGAACAAAACCGCCAGCGCGATGCCTGGGTCACCATTCAACGTGCGCATGCCATCGCTAACGGCGTCCCAGTGATCGTCGCCAATCGCACCGGCCACGAGGCTGATCCTTCCGGCCACAGTAAGGGCATTCAATTTTGGGGCACTAGCTTCATCGCCGGGCCTCAAGGCGAAATCCTTGCCGAAGCATCTATCGATAACCCAGAGATTCTGGTCACAGAAGTCGATCTCGGCCGCAGCGAACAGGTACGCCGCATCTGGCCCTACCTGCGCGATCGCCGCATCGATGCCTACAGTGATCTCACTAAACGATATCGCGATTGATAAAAACGGCTAAAATGGATCTAGCCATCCCAATTTTTAATACATCGAGAAAAATATGATTGTCATTCTGCAACCCAACATCGACAAAATCGGCCAGGAATACGGCAACATCATGGCCTACCTGGCCAACCAGCCACGGATTCAGGTGCGAGTCCATGAAGAGACTGGCGCCCAGCAAGTACTTACCGAACTCTATTTAATTGGTGACACCAAGACCCTGAGTGCGGATGAGATCAAAAGCTTTCCCGGTGTCGAACGTGTGGTACGCGTATCGCAGGAATATCGCGTCCTTGGCCGTCACAAAGATGATACCCGCTCCACCCATTTTGAATACAAGGGTGTCAGATTCGGCCAGGACACGCTCAACATCTTCGCCGGCCTCTGCGCCGTCGATAATCCGACCCATGTTGAGTTGATGATGAAGGCGTTGCAGGAACACGGCCAGGTCTGCACTCGCATGGGCGCCTACAAACCACGCACCAATCCCTACGCCTTCCAGGGCCACGGCGCCAGCTGCCTGCCCTATGTTTTCGAATTGGCAGGCAAATACGGCATTAAGGTAATCGCGATGGAAGTTACCAGCGAACATCATGTCGAAGAGATTAAAGCGGCGCTCGAACAAACCGGCCATCCTACTGGCGTTATGTTACAAATCGGTACCCGCAACACTCAGAATTTCGAACTACTCAAGGTCGTCGGCCGGCAACAGGAAATGCCCGTGCTGCTCAAGCGCGGTTTCGGCATCACACTGGAAGAATCGCTCAATGCTGCTGAATATCTGGCCAGCGAAG
It encodes the following:
- a CDS encoding carbon-nitrogen hydrolase, with amino-acid sequence MTQKKLKIGLVQRACTSDLKANLQGNLDGIRQAAKQGAQLVLLQELHNSLYFCQTEDTAQFDLAETIPGPSTEAIGKVAAECGVVVVSSLFEKRAAGLYHNTSVVFERDGKIAGRYRKMHIQDDPGFYEKFYFTPGDLGFEPITTSVGKLGVLVCWDQWYPEAARLMTLAGAELLLYPTAIGWDPRDNKDEQNRQRDAWVTIQRAHAIANGVPVIVANRTGHEADPSGHSKGIQFWGTSFIAGPQGEILAEASIDNPEILVTEVDLGRSEQVRRIWPYLRDRRIDAYSDLTKRYRD
- a CDS encoding 3-deoxy-7-phosphoheptulonate synthase, coding for MIVILQPNIDKIGQEYGNIMAYLANQPRIQVRVHEETGAQQVLTELYLIGDTKTLSADEIKSFPGVERVVRVSQEYRVLGRHKDDTRSTHFEYKGVRFGQDTLNIFAGLCAVDNPTHVELMMKALQEHGQVCTRMGAYKPRTNPYAFQGHGASCLPYVFELAGKYGIKVIAMEVTSEHHVEEIKAALEQTGHPTGVMLQIGTRNTQNFELLKVVGRQQEMPVLLKRGFGITLEESLNAAEYLASEGNRKVVFGLRGMKTNMGDPHRNFVDFAHVPVVKRLTRMPVCIDPSHSVGNRERSPEGILDVFNVTAQGIIAGANMVLVDFHPVPSKALVDGPQALLMEELPKFLEDCRIAREAYEKRCKLLAPLKLTT